DNA from Streptococcus parasuis:
TTTTGTTATACTATTAAAAGGAGGTTTGTTATGAAGAAAGTATGGAATTGGTTTGTTATAGGTGTTTCTGTTCTTTGTGGTTTCGCGAGTTCCATGTATTCGACTTATGGGATGGCTCAGCTGTTACCAGAAAATGATTCCTTCCATGGATTGTGGGTGTTTGGTCTAGGTTATGTCTGGTTTCTAGGTAGTTTTTACCTGACCCTCATTCTCCATGAACTGGGGCATTCTTTCTTTGGTTGGTTGACAGGTTTTGACTTTGGTGGCACTTGGCTTGGGCAATCGCTTGGTGGTCAAGACTGACCAGGGCTGGAAATGGAAGAAAACCGTGATTGTGCAAGGGGCAGCTGCTCAGTATATCGGAGTCAAAAGAGACGAGAATGACCCTCGGGCAATTTTGATGTTTGCAGGTGGCCTGATTGTTCATCTCAGTCTCATACTTATTTCTGTTTTGATTGGGTTCATGACAGGACATTGGAGTCTGCCCCTGTCGCAAATCTTCCTCAATCTAGCCTTGTTTATCCTCAACGCCAACCCCTCTGGTATGGCGGATGGAGCTAAGATTCAGGAGTTGCGTACTCATCCTGAGTATAGCCGATTGGTTTATCAAGCGCTTAGACATACCTCTCAAGTCATGGTGGATCCAACTGCTGCGAATTTAAGTGATTTTGTCATGGACTTGCCAATCTTGCCTGGTCATTTGCCACAGATTCACTATCTTAACTGGACGGAAGTACTGATTTTCAACGGGGAGTATCAAGAAGCCCAGGAACGCTTGGAAAAAGTGATAGCGGCATCGGACAATAATTATATCGTGAAGCTGGCGAAACTTGTACTGTTAGAAGTCTATATCTTGCAAGGTTTGAATGAAGAGGCTAAGAACTTGGGGCAGGACAAACAAGTCAAGTCCCTGCTCAAATACCCTATGGGAAATTACCAAGTCCTAGCTGCTCTCTACTATCAGCGTATTACTCGAGATAGCAAAGCCTTGAAAAAATCTCTGGCTCAGGCTAAAAAAATGCTGCCCAATAGCCCGCTCTTGGCTGATGAACAGGCTTATTATGGCAAGCTCTTAGCAGAGATTGAGTTGGAAAGTCAATTGCCATAGTAGATTATTTTGACTTGTATTTACAACAAAATATATGTTAAAATGTGTATAGAAACAATTGATAGGGAGATTTGTCATGAAAAAACTGATGTACACCTTGTTGGTACTTACCTATGTTATAGTCGCTTATTTGTCGGTCTATGTCCTTCCACACTATTATTTTGGTGCGATCATGGGGGCGGCAGGAGCCAGTCTTGGTGCTAGTTTCAAACAGTTCAAGGAAGTACAAGCTTGTCCTGACAAAGCCCTGTCGGCTTATTTTAAGTGGGATAAGATGACGACAGGTATTCTATTAGTGGTTATTTTGGGACTAATTCTTTTTGTTAATCTGCTACCAGTGTCCAATGTGCAAGTCGGGATGGCTTTCTTGGTTGGGCTTAGCTATAGTGCGCTTTGGAATGTCCTTCATATCCAATTTCTACGAAAATACTATTTTAAAAACGCATGACATAAATCATGCGCTTTTTAGATTAAATAGTCTCTCCTTTTTTTAGTTTGCGGGAGAGGATAATTGTGCTTGGGATGAGAACTAAAATACTTCCTATCCAAGCTGCCGGGTTGGCGGCGGCAACTCCATAGAATCCGAATAATTGGAGCCCGATAATTGCTACACCGGCTCGCATAATTAGTTCACCAAATCCGGCCAAGGTTGGAATGAAGCCCTTACCTAAACCTTGAACGAAGCTACGAATAATGAAGAGAATGGCCAAAATCCAATAACAACTGCCATTGATTATGAAGTAGCTCAATGCGAGAGAGCGAACTTCTGAACTTGCCTCTGGCAAAAACAAACTGGAGAAGAAACCATGGAAGATGATTAGTAAAATAGCATAGATAATCGACCAAGCGATATCAATCCAAAGAGCTTGTTTGAGTCCTTCCAGAATTCTTTTGTATTCTTTAGCACCATAGTTTTGGGCTGTGAAAGTGGAGATGGCCAGACCTAAATTAATCATAGGTAACATAGCTAATTGATCTGTCTTGCTAGCAATGGCTTGTGCAGCGATGGCCTGGGTTCCAAGCTGATTGAGCATTGCTTGAAGGGTAAGAGCTCCAATTGCAATGATACTTGCCTGAAATCCCATGGGGAAACCAACCTGTGCATGTTTTTTCAAATTATCTTTATCTAACTTCCAATCAGATTTTGTAAGATGAAACTGAGGAATTTTTCGTTTAATATGAAAGAGTAGGTAGAGGACAGAAACTGCTTGAGCGGTTACGGTAGCAAAACCAGCGCCAAATACACCCCACCCAACATTCAAGATAAAGAAAAAGTCGAGTATAATATTGATGATACAAGCCAGTATGAGAGCTAAAAGTGGAGTGGTTGAATCACCTAAACTCCGAATGGCAGCGGATAAATAATTATATAAAATAGTAAAGACCATCCCACCAAATATGGCTACCATGAATGAATAAGAATGCTCAATTAAATTTACTGGTGTTTGTAACAATTCTAAAATAGGACGTAGAAAGATGAGTGATAGGACAGTTAAAATAAGACTGACAAGAACGGAATAGAAAAGTCCGTGAACAAAACTATGGCGGAGGCCAACAGTATCCCTAGCCCCAAATCGCTGTGCGGTAACAATGGCAAGCCCACTGGTCAATCCTTGAGCAAAACCTACAATTAGAAAGATAAGGCTACCGGCCGTCCCTACACTGGCAAAAGCTTCCTCACCCAGGGTGTGGCCGACAATCATGGAATCGGCAAAATTATAAGCTAGTTGAAAAAAAGAACCGATTAAGAGAGGAAGAGTGAAGCGCAAAATAACAATGATTGGTCTTCCTTTGGTTAAATCATTCATAAAATCTCCTGAAAAGGTGCAGAGTATAAGCCCACTAATGTCTGCAATAGCAGTTTCAGTGGGCTTTTTTTATATTAATTGGTTAAATCTTCAAAATGGTCAATTGTGTTATGATCGGTTACTGCAGTAATCAATTCATCTTCATTGAAAACATAATCTGGTGTTAATTGGATATTCAGTTCCTGATTCTCACCGCAACGGTAGCCGATGATGTTCATTTTGTAATTCTGACGTAATTGCAACTCTGCCAATGTTTTACCAAACCATTTTTTTGGTGGCTTGAATTCAACAATTGAAACATTCCCTCCCAATTCAAAGACACTGGTAGTGCTTCGATGAATTAAGTGTTTAGCCAGTGAAATTCCTGTCTCTCTTTCAGGCGAGATAACCTTATCCGCCCCGATGCGCAATAATACTTCTTTTGTAGTGGTACCTTTTACTTTGGCAATGACTTTAGGCACGCCTAACATTTTACTGTGCATAACCGCGAGGACACTTGACTCGAGATTGTTACCAGTGGCAACAACTACAGCATCACAGTTTTCGATACCTGCGGCCCTTAAAAGAGAGCGGTCTGTAATATCTCCAACAACCCCCCTTGTTAAAATGGATTCAAGCTGATTGATTTGATGCTCATGGTTATCAACAGCAATGATATTGCAATCGTATTTATGAAGTGTTTTAGCAATGGTAGTCCCGAATACACCGAGACCTAAAATTCCGATAGTGTAAGTTGACATAATTTTCCCCTATTAAACTAACAATGATGATTTTGCGTATTGCAAGCTTTCTGTTTTTGAAATGCGGCGAATAGAGAGACTTGCTAAAATGGATAATGGTCCGATACGTCCGAAAAACATGAGAGCCATGATAATGGCCTGACCAGCCATACTAAGATTTGGAGTTAAGTTAGCAGTAACTCCTACAGTTGCTAGAGCCGACATGACTTCAAACATAAGATAAATCAGAGGTTGAGTCGCATCAGTTACCGTAATTGCAAAAAGGCCGGCTAAAAAGATCATTAGAAAGACAGAAAATGTTGCGAATGCTTTTCGTATTGTTAGATTGTCGATAGTATGAGACATAAAGTTTGTATGAGGCAGACCTAAAATTTCACTACGTGCATAGAGAATGATGGTAAGAAATGCAGTAATCTTTATCCCGCCAGCAGTCCCGCCAGGTGCGCCACCAAGCATCATTTGAAAAATATAAATGAGAAGTGTGACTGGTTCAGCCTTTGTATAATCAATACTTGCAAAACCAGCGGTTCGCATGGTAACAGTTTGGAAGAAACTAACTAGTAATTTTTCCCAAAATGGGAGATTTCCAATAGTATCTGGGTTGTTCCATTCCGTAATAAGAGTAAGAAGTGTCCCAATTGATAGAATAGTAATGGTTAATGCAAGAACTACCTTCGTGTGAAAACGTAATTTTTTAAAGTGTCCTTTGGTTACAATCTGTGTTTGAAAGTCAAACCAAACAGAAAATCCCAGTCCCCCCATGATAATTAAGGCGGCTAAAGTCAGATTGACTAGTGGATTGTCAACATAGCGGACAATACTAGTAGCACCAAAGTTATCAAAGCCTGCGTTACAGAAAGCTGAAACTGCTAAAAATGCAGAGCTGAAAAGGCCGCGTTGCCAGCCAAAATCTGGAACAAATTGAAATGATAGAATCAAAGCGCCAATAGATTCTATTGCT
Protein-coding regions in this window:
- a CDS encoding potassium channel family protein; the protein is MSTYTIGILGLGVFGTTIAKTLHKYDCNIIAVDNHEHQINQLESILTRGVVGDITDRSLLRAAGIENCDAVVVATGNNLESSVLAVMHSKMLGVPKVIAKVKGTTTKEVLLRIGADKVISPERETGISLAKHLIHRSTTSVFELGGNVSIVEFKPPKKWFGKTLAELQLRQNYKMNIIGYRCGENQELNIQLTPDYVFNEDELITAVTDHNTIDHFEDLTN
- a CDS encoding MATE family efflux transporter produces the protein MNDLTKGRPIIVILRFTLPLLIGSFFQLAYNFADSMIVGHTLGEEAFASVGTAGSLIFLIVGFAQGLTSGLAIVTAQRFGARDTVGLRHSFVHGLFYSVLVSLILTVLSLIFLRPILELLQTPVNLIEHSYSFMVAIFGGMVFTILYNYLSAAIRSLGDSTTPLLALILACIINIILDFFFILNVGWGVFGAGFATVTAQAVSVLYLLFHIKRKIPQFHLTKSDWKLDKDNLKKHAQVGFPMGFQASIIAIGALTLQAMLNQLGTQAIAAQAIASKTDQLAMLPMINLGLAISTFTAQNYGAKEYKRILEGLKQALWIDIAWSIIYAILLIIFHGFFSSLFLPEASSEVRSLALSYFIINGSCYWILAILFIIRSFVQGLGKGFIPTLAGFGELIMRAGVAIIGLQLFGFYGVAAANPAAWIGSILVLIPSTIILSRKLKKGETI
- a CDS encoding TrkH family potassium uptake protein, whose amino-acid sequence is MSFLSIKLTPSQRIMFSFLFVILVGSILLSLPISQADSSVATYWDHLFTAVSMVCVTGLFTQAVSESYSTFGQIICMLLIQIGGLSLMGFIGLFALRGGRKMDFMNMATLQEALSRSDTKHFRSFIKSAFGFTLAIESIGALILSFQFVPDFGWQRGLFSSAFLAVSAFCNAGFDNFGATSIVRYVDNPLVNLTLAALIIMGGLGFSVWFDFQTQIVTKGHFKKLRFHTKVVLALTITILSIGTLLTLITEWNNPDTIGNLPFWEKLLVSFFQTVTMRTAGFASIDYTKAEPVTLLIYIFQMMLGGAPGGTAGGIKITAFLTIILYARSEILGLPHTNFMSHTIDNLTIRKAFATFSVFLMIFLAGLFAITVTDATQPLIYLMFEVMSALATVGVTANLTPNLSMAGQAIIMALMFFGRIGPLSILASLSIRRISKTESLQYAKSSLLV